In Marivivens aquimaris, one genomic interval encodes:
- a CDS encoding cation:proton antiporter translates to MSVENAAAEAMTPIMAFALVGALGVGSQWLAWRLRLPAIVLMLAAGLIVGPATGIFDPSRDIGPLMSPMISVAVAIILFEGGMTLNKRSLSDAATGVRRLVFIGAPLGWLTSAIALHYAAGLDWETSAVFGGIMIVTGPTVIAPLLRTARLQKRPANLLQWEAILNDPIGALAAVLAFEFVVVRHSAAEADGATMGFIMGLGFAIVFGLACGFGIALAFRRAYVPEYMKVPVLFTVLLGCFAVSETLLHESGLLAVTLMGVVVANAKLQSYEELRRFKEHATILLVSGVFILLAANLDFDTLARLDWTALLFILSVILIARPLTVMTSLAFSGVPMKERVLVALTGPRGVVLVAVAGLFGERLQSMGLEDGALVGPLAFALVAATVVLHGFTLGPLARALGLSGSGAAGVIVVGGSRWTTALGEAIDRAGVPVLVADPNHVNLRLARTAGLPTFMGDILSEAAEDRLEWVGYQTVVAATDNDAYNTLVATDLGPEFGRNQTYQVQREKSEIANYTLPTTLGGMQFGPEKTRRALDDMIEEGWTFRVTKLSEEFTFEDWRGRRPDAHVIGFVPAGEGPIFVRKDEQVKASAGVQLISMLPPGTLEGEASKKRPHLPEDLPDRAGAGERNGKAPKDQNDHTAKS, encoded by the coding sequence ATGTCGGTTGAGAACGCTGCTGCGGAGGCGATGACGCCTATCATGGCCTTTGCACTGGTTGGTGCGCTTGGCGTCGGCTCGCAATGGCTGGCTTGGAGACTGAGGCTGCCCGCCATCGTACTGATGCTGGCCGCCGGTCTGATCGTCGGACCCGCCACGGGCATTTTCGACCCCTCAAGGGACATCGGGCCGCTCATGAGCCCGATGATCTCTGTCGCGGTGGCCATCATTCTGTTCGAAGGCGGGATGACCCTGAACAAGCGGTCGTTGTCGGATGCGGCGACGGGTGTAAGGCGGCTGGTGTTCATCGGCGCGCCGCTCGGCTGGCTGACGTCCGCTATCGCGCTGCACTACGCGGCAGGGCTTGATTGGGAAACGTCGGCGGTGTTCGGCGGCATCATGATCGTGACAGGGCCAACTGTTATCGCGCCTCTGCTGCGCACGGCTCGTCTGCAAAAACGCCCCGCGAACCTTCTGCAATGGGAAGCGATCCTGAACGATCCCATCGGCGCTTTGGCTGCCGTTCTCGCGTTTGAATTTGTCGTTGTCCGTCACTCCGCTGCCGAAGCGGACGGTGCGACGATGGGCTTCATCATGGGCCTCGGCTTTGCGATCGTTTTCGGGCTCGCCTGCGGCTTTGGTATCGCACTGGCCTTCCGCCGCGCCTATGTGCCCGAATACATGAAGGTGCCGGTGCTGTTCACCGTGCTGCTGGGCTGCTTCGCTGTCTCCGAGACGCTGCTGCACGAAAGCGGTCTGCTCGCTGTGACCCTGATGGGTGTTGTCGTCGCCAACGCCAAGCTGCAATCCTACGAAGAGCTGCGCCGCTTCAAGGAACACGCGACCATCCTCCTGGTCTCGGGCGTGTTTATCCTGCTGGCGGCAAACCTCGACTTCGACACGCTCGCGCGTCTCGATTGGACGGCGCTGCTGTTCATTCTCTCGGTGATCCTGATAGCGCGTCCTCTGACGGTCATGACTTCGCTGGCGTTTTCGGGCGTGCCGATGAAAGAGCGTGTTCTCGTTGCCCTGACCGGTCCGCGCGGCGTTGTTCTTGTGGCTGTTGCCGGCCTCTTTGGCGAGCGCCTTCAGTCGATGGGCCTCGAAGACGGCGCGCTTGTCGGACCGCTGGCCTTTGCGCTGGTGGCCGCGACCGTTGTCCTCCACGGCTTCACGCTTGGCCCGCTTGCACGTGCGCTCGGTCTGTCGGGGTCGGGGGCTGCTGGCGTCATCGTCGTTGGCGGTTCGCGCTGGACGACCGCACTGGGCGAGGCCATCGACCGCGCTGGCGTTCCGGTGCTTGTTGCCGATCCGAACCACGTGAACCTGCGGCTCGCACGTACCGCGGGTCTGCCGACGTTCATGGGCGATATTCTGTCCGAAGCGGCGGAAGACCGTCTTGAATGGGTGGGCTACCAGACTGTTGTCGCCGCAACTGACAACGATGCCTACAACACGCTGGTCGCCACTGACCTTGGCCCTGAATTTGGCCGCAACCAGACCTATCAAGTGCAGCGAGAAAAGAGCGAGATTGCAAACTACACGCTGCCGACCACGCTGGGCGGTATGCAGTTCGGTCCGGAGAAGACCCGCCGTGCGCTCGACGATATGATCGAAGAGGGCTGGACCTTCCGCGTGACCAAACTGAGCGAGGAGTTCACATTCGAAGACTGGCGCGGTCGCCGTCCCGATGCCCATGTGATCGGTTTTGTCCCTGCGGGAGAGGGGCCGATCTTTGTCCGCAAGGACGAACAGGTCAAAGCGTCGGCCGGTGTCCAGCTCATCTCCATGCTGCCGCCGGGGACGTTGGAAGGCGAGGCAAGCAAGAAGCGTCCTCACTTGCCTGAGGACCTACCTGACCGCGCGGGAGCCGGTGAACGGAATGGCAAGGCCCCAAAGGATCAGAACGATCATACCGCAAAGTCCTAA
- a CDS encoding segregation and condensation protein A, whose protein sequence is MSDLFEEDKMSVSDRIAAEALIVDVGSFEGPLDLLLTLARTQKVDLRQISMLALAEQYLAFVEKARELRLELAADYLVMASWLAFLKSRLLLPPDPTEDGPSGEELAAHLAFQLERLQAMRDSAAKLMARDQKGRDFFVRGIPEDVERVRTVRYTATLLDLMQGYARIRTRDDFRPFVFDREHVDTLERALERMRPLIGYAREWTQLAQYMPDGWEQDKMRTRSSTAATFAAALELAKEGRIDIRQGETFAPIQIRRKNRTDD, encoded by the coding sequence ATGTCCGATCTTTTCGAAGAAGATAAAATGAGCGTCTCCGACCGCATCGCGGCGGAAGCGCTCATTGTGGACGTCGGATCGTTCGAAGGCCCGCTCGACCTTCTGCTGACGCTGGCACGCACGCAAAAGGTCGACCTGCGGCAGATTTCGATGCTCGCGCTGGCCGAACAATACCTCGCTTTTGTCGAAAAAGCCCGCGAGTTGCGTCTGGAGCTTGCCGCCGATTACCTCGTGATGGCGTCATGGCTGGCGTTCCTGAAATCGCGCCTTCTACTTCCGCCCGATCCGACCGAGGATGGCCCGTCCGGTGAAGAACTTGCCGCGCACCTCGCGTTCCAGCTTGAAAGGCTGCAAGCCATGCGGGACTCTGCAGCGAAGCTGATGGCGCGGGACCAGAAGGGACGTGACTTCTTCGTGCGCGGCATTCCCGAGGATGTCGAACGCGTCCGCACCGTGCGCTATACCGCGACGCTGCTCGACCTCATGCAGGGCTACGCCCGCATCCGCACGCGCGACGATTTCCGCCCGTTCGTGTTTGATCGCGAACATGTCGACACGCTCGAACGTGCGCTGGAGCGGATGCGCCCGCTGATCGGCTATGCCCGCGAATGGACGCAGCTCGCGCAATACATGCCCGACGGTTGGGAGCAGGATAAAATGCGAACGCGTTCGTCCACCGCCGCGACCTTTGCAGCCGCGTTGGAGCTGGCCAAGGAAGGCCGCATCGACATCCGGCAGGGCGAGACGTTCGCGCCGATCCAGATCCGCAGAAAGAACAGGACCGATGACTGA
- a CDS encoding cytochrome P450 codes for MKHFQQSPTDPAFVQNPYPFYDSVRAAGDLFYWDDYQMVCAVSHEAVSALLKDRRLGREIPPEKATPIPPHLKPFYDIEAHSMLELEAPRHKRLRSLVLRAFTSRRIASLAGDIEELSNELIDRFPEGPLDLIDAFCRPIPVVVICRLLGVPEDRAEDLLRWSNDMVAMYQARRTREVEDAAAKASTEFREFIVGYIEARRKAPANDLLSELIAAEEEGEKLSTDELVTTVILLLNAGHEATVHTMGNGVKTMLERGLTEISDASVEEIIRFDPPLHTFTRWVYEDITVFGHDLKRGQMVGCLLGAANRDPAAYADPNAFDPERKGPTNTSFGGGIHFCVGAPLARLELKVAMGVLFDRLPALKLAGEPQYANVFHFHGLDSLMVTKG; via the coding sequence ATGAAGCACTTCCAGCAGTCCCCGACCGACCCCGCCTTTGTCCAGAATCCCTACCCGTTTTACGACTCCGTGCGCGCGGCCGGAGACCTGTTCTACTGGGATGATTACCAGATGGTTTGCGCTGTCTCGCATGAAGCGGTTTCCGCGCTTCTGAAAGACCGCCGTCTGGGACGTGAGATCCCGCCTGAGAAGGCAACTCCGATCCCGCCGCACCTCAAACCATTCTATGATATCGAAGCGCATTCGATGCTGGAGCTGGAGGCACCGCGTCACAAACGTTTGCGGAGCCTCGTTCTGCGGGCGTTCACATCCCGCCGGATTGCGTCGCTCGCAGGTGATATCGAGGAACTGTCCAACGAACTGATCGACCGTTTCCCTGAAGGGCCGCTCGATCTGATCGATGCGTTCTGCCGCCCGATCCCTGTCGTGGTGATCTGCCGCCTGCTCGGCGTGCCAGAGGACCGCGCGGAGGATCTGCTGCGCTGGTCGAACGATATGGTGGCGATGTATCAGGCCCGCCGTACACGCGAGGTGGAAGACGCTGCTGCGAAGGCCTCGACCGAGTTCCGCGAATTCATCGTCGGCTATATCGAAGCCCGCCGCAAAGCCCCCGCGAATGACCTGCTGTCCGAACTGATCGCAGCAGAGGAGGAAGGCGAGAAGCTCTCCACCGACGAACTGGTCACGACAGTCATCCTGCTGCTCAATGCCGGTCACGAGGCGACCGTTCACACGATGGGCAATGGCGTCAAAACCATGCTGGAGCGCGGTCTGACCGAGATCAGCGATGCAAGCGTTGAAGAGATCATACGCTTCGACCCGCCGCTGCATACGTTCACGCGCTGGGTTTACGAGGACATCACTGTCTTTGGCCACGACCTGAAACGCGGCCAGATGGTCGGGTGCCTACTGGGTGCGGCTAACCGCGATCCGGCGGCCTATGCCGACCCGAACGCCTTCGATCCCGAGCGCAAAGGCCCCACGAACACCAGCTTCGGCGGCGGCATCCATTTCTGCGTCGGCGCGCCGCTGGCACGTCTGGAACTCAAGGTCGCGATGGGTGTGCTGTTCGACCGCCTGCCCGCGCTGAAGCTTGCAGGCGAGCCGCAATACGCGAACGTCTTCCACTTCCACGGGCTGGACAGTCTAATGGTGACGAAGGGCTAG
- the argS gene encoding arginine--tRNA ligase, with protein MNLFSDIRALVVDCLDALVAEGALPEGLDFQNVAVEPPRDPLHGDMATNAAMVLAKPAKMNPRQIAEALAAKLLADPRITIAEVAGPGFLNMRLDGSVWQGVVKTALADSGYGQSELGKGKKVNVEYVSANPTGPMHVGHTRGAVFGDALASLLAYAGYDVTREYYINDGGAQVDVLARSAFERYREANGLEPEIAEGLYPGDYLIPVGEAVKEKFGDSLLDKPEAEWLPEIREIATEAMMDMIRGDLASLGVKMDVFSSEKALYGTGKIESAIEKLRGDGLIYEGVLEPPKGKVPEDWEPREQTLFKSSEFGDDVDRPVKKSDGSWTYFAPDIAYHYDKCERGFDMLIDIFGADHGGYVKRMKAAVSALSNNRVPLDIKLIQLVKLFKNGEPFKMSKRAGTFVTLRDVVEQAGADVTRFHMLTRKNDAPLDFDFDKVLEQSKDNPVFYVQYANARINSVVGKAKDAGIDVSDAALQAADLNLASSEAETAVAKKLAEWPRLVEIAAKGQEPHRIAFYLYELASEFHGLWNKGNDDTSLRFLQDDNIAASQAKIALIRAVEVVIASGLGILGVVPAKEMR; from the coding sequence ATGAACCTGTTTTCCGATATCCGTGCGCTCGTGGTGGATTGCCTCGATGCCTTGGTCGCCGAAGGTGCGCTTCCCGAAGGGCTGGACTTTCAGAACGTCGCAGTAGAGCCGCCCCGTGATCCGCTTCACGGTGACATGGCGACCAACGCCGCGATGGTTCTTGCCAAGCCTGCCAAGATGAACCCGCGTCAGATCGCTGAAGCGCTTGCTGCCAAGCTGCTCGCTGATCCGCGTATCACCATCGCCGAAGTTGCCGGTCCTGGTTTCCTGAACATGCGCCTCGATGGCTCGGTGTGGCAGGGTGTCGTGAAAACCGCGCTCGCAGATAGTGGCTACGGCCAATCGGAACTTGGCAAGGGCAAGAAGGTCAACGTCGAATACGTGTCGGCAAACCCGACCGGCCCGATGCACGTTGGCCATACCCGCGGCGCCGTTTTCGGTGACGCGCTGGCGTCGCTGCTGGCCTATGCAGGCTACGATGTGACCCGTGAATACTACATCAACGATGGCGGCGCGCAGGTCGACGTTCTGGCGCGTTCGGCGTTCGAGCGTTACCGCGAGGCAAACGGTCTGGAGCCGGAGATTGCCGAAGGTCTCTATCCGGGTGATTATCTCATTCCGGTCGGTGAGGCGGTGAAAGAGAAGTTCGGCGACAGCCTCCTCGATAAGCCCGAAGCCGAATGGCTGCCGGAAATCCGCGAAATCGCGACTGAAGCGATGATGGACATGATCCGCGGCGACCTTGCGTCGCTGGGCGTGAAGATGGATGTCTTCTCGTCGGAGAAAGCACTCTACGGCACCGGCAAGATCGAAAGTGCCATCGAAAAGCTGCGCGGCGACGGCCTGATCTACGAAGGCGTTCTGGAGCCGCCGAAGGGCAAGGTGCCGGAAGACTGGGAACCGCGCGAGCAGACCCTCTTCAAGTCGTCGGAATTTGGCGATGACGTCGACCGTCCGGTAAAGAAGTCGGACGGCTCGTGGACCTATTTCGCCCCCGACATCGCCTACCACTATGACAAGTGCGAACGCGGTTTCGATATGCTGATCGACATCTTCGGTGCCGACCACGGTGGCTACGTGAAGCGTATGAAGGCGGCCGTTTCGGCGCTGTCGAACAACCGCGTTCCGCTCGATATCAAGCTGATCCAGCTGGTGAAGCTGTTCAAGAACGGCGAGCCGTTCAAGATGTCGAAGCGTGCGGGCACCTTTGTTACCCTGCGCGACGTGGTCGAGCAGGCCGGTGCCGACGTGACCCGTTTCCACATGCTGACCCGCAAGAACGACGCGCCGCTGGACTTCGACTTCGACAAGGTGCTCGAACAGTCGAAGGACAACCCCGTCTTCTACGTGCAGTACGCCAACGCCCGTATCAACTCGGTCGTGGGTAAGGCCAAGGACGCTGGCATCGACGTCTCGGACGCCGCGCTGCAAGCTGCCGACCTGAACCTAGCGTCGAGCGAAGCGGAAACCGCCGTTGCCAAAAAGCTGGCCGAATGGCCGCGTCTGGTGGAGATCGCAGCGAAGGGGCAGGAGCCTCACCGCATCGCGTTCTACCTTTATGAACTGGCGTCGGAATTCCACGGTCTGTGGAACAAGGGGAACGACGATACCTCCCTGCGTTTCTTGCAGGATGACAACATTGCCGCATCGCAAGCGAAAATTGCGCTCATCCGTGCAGTAGAGGTTGTTATTGCATCGGGCTTGGGTATCTTGGGCGTCGTACCGGCGAAAGAGATGCGATAA
- a CDS encoding sigma-54-dependent transcriptional regulator — protein sequence MTKRVLLVDDDREVREALGQTLELADLDPILAGSFVEAKDHIAKAFDGVVVSDIRMPGKDGFHLLEYAQLQDKELPVILLTGEGDIPMAVRGISGGAFSFLEKPCAPKDFLSTVERALKTRNLVLENRRLRREVESGDAAARLLRGQSEHSRKMREAARAVARTSADVLVTGEPGVGTAKMAEVVHLLSAGSNAPFLKYSAASMTGEALAVAFRDGSDGSVFLDEIARLSPAAQFSLLELMEGHDRPRVIAGTYLDLEKEAGEGRFSPDLYYRLQAATIRIPPLRERPEDIPVLFRHYVNIACEQSDLPVPQVTPEVIAKLMAQEWPGNARSLMNAAMRFAMGLSDGEDARAEELGLNEQLAQVERSLLSAALMRHHGNATEAAKGLKLPRKTFYDKLVKHGIRAEEYRL from the coding sequence ATGACAAAGCGGGTTCTTCTGGTCGACGACGACCGCGAGGTGCGTGAGGCGCTGGGACAGACGCTGGAACTGGCGGACCTCGACCCGATCCTTGCAGGCTCGTTCGTGGAGGCGAAGGATCACATCGCCAAGGCTTTTGACGGCGTTGTCGTCAGCGATATCCGGATGCCGGGGAAGGACGGTTTCCACCTGCTCGAATACGCGCAATTGCAGGACAAGGAACTGCCCGTCATCCTGCTGACCGGTGAGGGCGACATCCCGATGGCTGTGCGCGGGATTAGTGGCGGGGCGTTCAGTTTTCTGGAAAAACCCTGCGCCCCCAAGGACTTCCTGTCCACTGTTGAGAGAGCGCTGAAGACCCGCAACCTCGTTCTGGAGAACCGCCGCCTCCGCCGCGAGGTGGAATCCGGTGACGCCGCCGCGCGGCTCTTGCGTGGTCAGTCCGAGCATTCGCGTAAGATGCGGGAGGCCGCACGTGCCGTTGCGCGCACCTCGGCGGATGTGCTCGTGACAGGCGAACCGGGCGTCGGGACCGCAAAGATGGCGGAGGTCGTGCATCTTCTGTCGGCGGGGTCGAACGCGCCGTTCCTGAAATACTCCGCCGCGTCGATGACAGGCGAGGCATTGGCGGTGGCGTTCCGTGACGGCTCTGACGGGTCGGTTTTCCTTGACGAAATTGCGCGTCTTTCGCCAGCTGCACAGTTCTCGCTGCTCGAATTGATGGAAGGTCACGACCGCCCTCGTGTGATTGCAGGCACCTACCTCGATCTGGAGAAGGAAGCGGGTGAGGGGCGGTTTTCGCCCGACCTCTACTATCGCCTGCAAGCCGCAACGATCCGCATCCCGCCGCTGCGTGAACGGCCCGAGGATATCCCCGTCCTCTTCCGCCACTACGTGAACATCGCTTGCGAACAGTCCGACCTTCCGGTGCCGCAAGTGACGCCGGAAGTTATCGCCAAGCTGATGGCGCAAGAATGGCCGGGCAATGCGCGGTCGTTGATGAACGCCGCGATGCGGTTCGCGATGGGCCTGTCGGACGGCGAGGATGCGCGAGCCGAAGAGCTCGGCCTTAATGAACAGCTAGCGCAGGTCGAGCGCTCGCTTCTCTCGGCGGCGTTGATGCGTCATCATGGTAATGCAACCGAGGCGGCAAAGGGCCTGAAGCTGCCGCGCAAAACGTTCTACGACAAGCTGGTCAAACACGGGATTCGAGCGGAAGAGTACCGTCTGTGA
- the scpB gene encoding SMC-Scp complex subunit ScpB, with protein sequence MTDTTEDPSLFEAPTEGEQERMVEAILFASADPISLRELADRMPHGCEPGRAIDTLQKRYEGRGFRLVKVGEAWAFRTAPDLAYLMQKETVEVRKLSRAAIETLAIVAYHQPVTRAEIEEIRGVSVSRGTLDQLIEMDWIKLGRRKMTPGRPVTFLVTQEFLDHFGLESARDLPGIKELRAAGLLDNRLPPGREVTGNPDDDEDEDDDDQVEMFDED encoded by the coding sequence ATGACTGACACCACCGAAGACCCCAGCCTGTTCGAAGCGCCGACCGAGGGTGAGCAGGAGCGCATGGTTGAAGCCATCCTCTTTGCCAGTGCCGACCCGATCTCCCTGCGCGAACTCGCCGACCGGATGCCCCACGGCTGCGAGCCGGGGCGGGCTATTGATACGCTACAAAAGCGCTACGAAGGGCGCGGGTTCCGGCTGGTCAAGGTGGGCGAGGCTTGGGCCTTCCGAACCGCACCGGATCTGGCCTATCTGATGCAGAAAGAGACGGTCGAGGTTCGTAAACTGAGCCGCGCTGCTATTGAGACGCTCGCTATCGTCGCCTACCATCAACCCGTCACCCGCGCCGAGATCGAAGAAATCCGCGGCGTCTCGGTGTCGCGCGGCACGCTCGACCAGTTGATCGAGATGGACTGGATCAAGCTCGGTCGACGTAAGATGACACCTGGTCGCCCTGTGACGTTTCTCGTGACGCAAGAATTCCTCGACCACTTCGGGCTGGAAAGCGCGCGTGACCTGCCGGGGATCAAGGAACTGCGCGCTGCGGGCCTTCTCGATAATCGCCTCCCGCCGGGGCGTGAGGTTACGGGCAATCCGGACGACGACGAGGACGAGGATGACGACGATCAGGTCGAAATGTTCGACGAGGATTGA
- a CDS encoding sensor histidine kinase, with the protein MRSNLFQRIIGFAAFAVFVAVLASGVYTFGFRSGVDQLAQRGRSDLALASDRLTSELQSFRELASLIVDHPVTERVLGGGTAGEVLSRIADKTGALEIAISRINGQEIAVARGNAVRDDSRPGFQRAMDGALGVDHLYSDRFGRRVFIFTAPVFSRSGPVIGAVAVTVDIEMIEASWRGDRPAVFFTDDESVVFVSNRSELVFRSQSGDILSAVSTDDYRAGDIGPFFNYATRQIAGHEVWDIDGGRYLPAEALHITLPLPTVGLVGEALVDISPARQIAGLQAAAAAALVLAFGAMLYLATLRRLTLAEANRKLEGRVLERTAELEAVATDLRHEVEERKAAEARLKKAQDDLVQAGKLSALGQMSAGISHELNQPLMAIRSFAENAEMFLERGKPEKAAQNLDRISELARRMGRIIKNLRAFARQENEPLADVDLGSAIEATLEMAAAKAHHERAQITWRGLDAPIKVRAGEVRLQQVLLNLISNAIDAQEGQEAKQVEIHVVHASRVVVSIRDHGPGIDEPEKIFDPFYSTKKVGAAEGMGLGLSISYGLVQSFGGAIRGRNHPDGGAVFTIELDAAKEQGEP; encoded by the coding sequence ATGCGCTCCAATCTTTTCCAGAGGATTATCGGTTTTGCGGCATTCGCTGTCTTCGTCGCCGTTCTGGCGAGCGGGGTTTACACGTTCGGCTTCCGCTCGGGCGTGGATCAATTGGCGCAGCGCGGGCGCTCCGATCTGGCGCTGGCGTCCGACCGTCTGACATCGGAATTACAAAGCTTTCGCGAACTGGCTTCGCTCATCGTCGACCACCCTGTGACCGAACGGGTCTTGGGTGGCGGCACAGCGGGGGAGGTGCTGTCCCGCATCGCTGACAAAACCGGCGCGCTGGAGATCGCGATCAGCCGCATTAACGGTCAGGAAATCGCAGTGGCGCGCGGCAACGCGGTGCGCGACGACAGCCGTCCCGGTTTCCAGCGGGCGATGGACGGCGCACTCGGGGTCGACCACCTCTATAGCGATCGCTTCGGGCGGCGGGTGTTCATATTTACCGCGCCAGTTTTCTCCCGCAGCGGGCCGGTGATCGGCGCGGTCGCCGTGACCGTCGACATCGAGATGATCGAGGCATCGTGGCGCGGCGACAGACCGGCGGTGTTCTTTACCGACGATGAAAGCGTGGTCTTCGTCTCCAACCGGTCCGAGCTGGTGTTCCGGTCGCAGTCCGGTGACATCCTCTCCGCCGTCAGCACCGACGACTACCGCGCGGGCGACATCGGGCCGTTCTTCAACTACGCCACCCGCCAGATCGCGGGGCACGAGGTCTGGGACATTGACGGCGGGCGATATCTGCCAGCCGAGGCGCTGCACATCACCTTGCCGCTGCCGACTGTCGGCTTGGTCGGGGAGGCGCTGGTCGATATCTCGCCCGCCCGCCAGATCGCGGGCTTGCAAGCCGCCGCCGCAGCCGCGCTGGTGCTGGCGTTCGGCGCGATGCTCTACCTTGCCACCCTGCGCCGCCTGACGCTGGCCGAAGCGAACCGGAAACTCGAAGGCCGCGTGCTGGAGCGGACTGCCGAGCTTGAGGCCGTTGCGACCGACCTGCGTCATGAGGTCGAAGAACGTAAAGCCGCTGAGGCGAGGTTGAAGAAAGCGCAGGATGACCTTGTTCAGGCAGGGAAATTGTCCGCTTTGGGTCAGATGTCGGCGGGCATCAGTCACGAGTTGAACCAGCCGCTGATGGCGATCCGGTCCTTTGCCGAAAACGCCGAAATGTTCCTTGAACGCGGCAAGCCCGAGAAGGCCGCGCAGAACCTCGACCGTATCTCCGAACTCGCCCGCCGCATGGGACGGATCATCAAGAACCTGCGCGCCTTCGCCCGTCAGGAGAACGAACCGCTGGCGGATGTGGACCTCGGATCGGCCATTGAGGCGACCTTGGAGATGGCCGCTGCGAAGGCGCATCACGAGCGGGCGCAGATCACTTGGAGAGGGCTCGATGCGCCGATCAAGGTGCGCGCTGGCGAGGTAAGGCTCCAACAGGTGCTGCTGAACCTCATCTCCAACGCCATCGACGCGCAGGAGGGGCAGGAGGCCAAGCAGGTCGAAATCCACGTCGTCCACGCCAGCCGCGTTGTGGTCAGCATCCGCGACCATGGACCGGGTATCGACGAGCCGGAGAAGATCTTCGATCCGTTCTATTCCACTAAAAAGGTCGGCGCCGCCGAAGGTATGGGCCTTGGCCTTTCGATTTCCTACGGTCTGGTGCAAAGCTTCGGGGGCGCGATCCGCGGGCGAAACCATCCCGACGGGGGCGCGGTATTTACTATCGAACTGGATGCTGCAAAGGAGCAGGGCGAGCCATGA
- a CDS encoding SPOR domain-containing protein: MATYSDLNAPQGRTPNVSQILSKVGALSSVALVVVIGVWGYQLVQKDAQGVPVVRATEGPMRIAPADPEGDIAPHKGLSVNAIAGLGGAVAPETSSTLYLAPPTVGLTMDDLRAMPTAEQGEVLAEGVDANSPAPEVREIALPSEEGEVPDDAIAALADALAAGISPLVKIETDTPPVATAVNGVSSEIIADIVPASVPGVRDAPRPIMRPGTLAAAARRPMPAADLPTDANVTTTPIPVGTNLAQLGAFDAPEVAAQEWVTFNQRYPELLAGKERLILQAERAGKTFYRLRAANFTDLSDARRFCAAIQAEGPDCVPVVVR, encoded by the coding sequence ATGGCGACGTATTCCGACCTGAATGCGCCCCAAGGGCGGACTCCGAATGTAAGTCAAATTCTGAGTAAGGTCGGTGCCTTGTCCTCCGTGGCCCTTGTCGTCGTAATCGGCGTCTGGGGCTACCAGCTTGTCCAGAAAGATGCGCAGGGCGTTCCGGTGGTGCGAGCCACCGAAGGCCCGATGCGCATCGCTCCCGCCGATCCCGAAGGCGATATCGCGCCGCACAAGGGCCTGTCGGTCAATGCGATCGCGGGCCTTGGCGGTGCCGTTGCGCCCGAAACCTCCTCGACCCTTTATCTGGCACCGCCGACTGTCGGCCTGACCATGGACGACCTGCGCGCCATGCCCACGGCAGAGCAGGGCGAAGTCCTCGCCGAAGGTGTCGATGCCAATTCGCCCGCTCCCGAAGTTCGCGAAATCGCGCTGCCGTCCGAGGAGGGCGAAGTGCCTGACGATGCGATTGCCGCGCTGGCCGATGCGCTGGCTGCCGGTATCTCTCCGCTCGTGAAGATCGAAACCGATACTCCGCCTGTGGCGACCGCAGTGAATGGCGTGTCGAGCGAGATTATCGCCGACATCGTTCCCGCCTCTGTTCCTGGTGTGCGCGATGCACCGCGCCCGATCATGCGTCCGGGTACGCTGGCCGCTGCAGCGCGCCGCCCGATGCCTGCTGCTGATCTGCCCACTGACGCGAACGTCACCACGACCCCGATCCCCGTCGGCACGAACCTCGCGCAGCTTGGTGCTTTCGATGCGCCTGAAGTTGCGGCGCAAGAGTGGGTGACCTTCAACCAGCGGTATCCCGAATTGCTAGCCGGTAAGGAGCGCCTGATCCTTCAGGCCGAACGCGCGGGCAAGACGTTCTACCGTCTGCGCGCTGCGAACTTTACCGATCTATCCGATGCACGCCGTTTCTGTGCTGCCATTCAGGCGGAAGGCCCCGATTGCGTCCCTGTCGTCGTCCGCTAG